One Aphidius gifuensis isolate YNYX2018 linkage group LG5, ASM1490517v1, whole genome shotgun sequence genomic region harbors:
- the LOC122856846 gene encoding uncharacterized protein LOC122856846 isoform X1, with protein MSVVEKIDIASRRNAVPIIYTRGTHYEIGFDIGRTFSGLINNYVENYRPLQDTYLKMYNTKEGKKIYDETLDAVKKQFPQYLREIEGTADGANVPFYKLFLMHLDDIIPNVVEGRQASTKQPVGCSSLICNYPGQEILGHNEDALSETLNHWYIVNAHVVETGLREEKFSSLSYAGFLPGYTMGFNNHGLVYSINTLSARSLKSGKTPRYFITRSLLGVANFMQAQQTLRNVGYGAAEGFSVNMTFLDQDGDRLFHNAEVAPADDGTNESQLNILTASPGENLAHCNKYLRLKIAEVDGVIIPSSEHRMAAIQRHPAPKTRSEIVNILSDQTDNEYRVYQEFGPDDYVKTIATGIFDCVKRTWSIYTDKPKFNEPLVVIPIRTDSH; from the exons atgtcaGTTGTggaaaaaatagatattgCAAGCAGAAGAAATGCTGTTCCAATTATTTACACAAGAGGAACACATTATGAAATTGGTTTCGATATC GGTCGTACATTCTCaggtttgataaataattatgtggAAAATTATCGACCACTTCAAGATACATATTTGAAAATGTATAATACAAAagaaggtaaaaaaatttacgatgaAACATTGGATGCggttaaaaaacaatttcctCAATATTTACGTGAAATTGAAGGAACTGCTGATGGTGCTAATGTTCCATTCTACAAg ttgttTTTGATGCATCTTGATGATATCATTCCGAATGTCGTTGAGGGACGTCAAGCATCAACAAAACAACCAGTTGGTTGTTCTTCTCTCATTTGTAATTATCCTGGacag gaAATATTAGGACACAATGAAGATGCATTGAGTGAAACATTAAATCACTGGTACATTGTCAATGCCCATGTTGTTGAAACTGGATTAcgtgaagaaaaattttcttctcTCAGTTATGCTGGTTTTCTTCCTGGTTATACAATGGGATTTAACAATCATGGTCTTGTTTACAGTATAAATACACTAAGTGCTCGATCTCTTAAATCAGGAAAAACAC ctcgTTATTTTATAACAAGATCATTATTGGGTGTTGCTAATTTTATGCAAGCACAACAAACACTGAGAAATGTTGGTTACGGTGCTGCTGAAGGTTTTTCAGTTAACATGACATTTTTAGATCAAGATGGTGATAGACTATTTCACAATGCTGAAGTTGCACCAGCTGATGATGGAACAAATGAATCACAGCTAAATATATTAACAGCAAGTCCTGGTGAAAATCTTGCTCATTGTAACAA atATCTACGATTAAAAATTGCTGAAGTTGATGGTGTTATTATACCAAGTAGTGAGCATAGAATGGCTGCAATACAACGTCATCCAGCACCAAAAACACGAAGTGAAATAGTTAATATATTAAGTGATCAAACTGATAATGAATATCGTGTTTATCAAGAATTTGGTCCTGATGATTATGTCAAAACAATTGCAACTGGTATATTTGATTGTGTTAAACGTACATGGTCAATTTATACTGATAAACCAAAATTCAATGAACCACTTGTTGTCATTCCAATTCGCACCGATTCacattaa
- the LOC122856846 gene encoding uncharacterized protein LOC122856846 isoform X2: MYNTKEGKKIYDETLDAVKKQFPQYLREIEGTADGANVPFYKLFLMHLDDIIPNVVEGRQASTKQPVGCSSLICNYPGQEILGHNEDALSETLNHWYIVNAHVVETGLREEKFSSLSYAGFLPGYTMGFNNHGLVYSINTLSARSLKSGKTPRYFITRSLLGVANFMQAQQTLRNVGYGAAEGFSVNMTFLDQDGDRLFHNAEVAPADDGTNESQLNILTASPGENLAHCNKYLRLKIAEVDGVIIPSSEHRMAAIQRHPAPKTRSEIVNILSDQTDNEYRVYQEFGPDDYVKTIATGIFDCVKRTWSIYTDKPKFNEPLVVIPIRTDSH; this comes from the exons ATGTATAATACAAAagaaggtaaaaaaatttacgatgaAACATTGGATGCggttaaaaaacaatttcctCAATATTTACGTGAAATTGAAGGAACTGCTGATGGTGCTAATGTTCCATTCTACAAg ttgttTTTGATGCATCTTGATGATATCATTCCGAATGTCGTTGAGGGACGTCAAGCATCAACAAAACAACCAGTTGGTTGTTCTTCTCTCATTTGTAATTATCCTGGacag gaAATATTAGGACACAATGAAGATGCATTGAGTGAAACATTAAATCACTGGTACATTGTCAATGCCCATGTTGTTGAAACTGGATTAcgtgaagaaaaattttcttctcTCAGTTATGCTGGTTTTCTTCCTGGTTATACAATGGGATTTAACAATCATGGTCTTGTTTACAGTATAAATACACTAAGTGCTCGATCTCTTAAATCAGGAAAAACAC ctcgTTATTTTATAACAAGATCATTATTGGGTGTTGCTAATTTTATGCAAGCACAACAAACACTGAGAAATGTTGGTTACGGTGCTGCTGAAGGTTTTTCAGTTAACATGACATTTTTAGATCAAGATGGTGATAGACTATTTCACAATGCTGAAGTTGCACCAGCTGATGATGGAACAAATGAATCACAGCTAAATATATTAACAGCAAGTCCTGGTGAAAATCTTGCTCATTGTAACAA atATCTACGATTAAAAATTGCTGAAGTTGATGGTGTTATTATACCAAGTAGTGAGCATAGAATGGCTGCAATACAACGTCATCCAGCACCAAAAACACGAAGTGAAATAGTTAATATATTAAGTGATCAAACTGATAATGAATATCGTGTTTATCAAGAATTTGGTCCTGATGATTATGTCAAAACAATTGCAACTGGTATATTTGATTGTGTTAAACGTACATGGTCAATTTATACTGATAAACCAAAATTCAATGAACCACTTGTTGTCATTCCAATTCGCACCGATTCacattaa
- the LOC122856850 gene encoding putative E3 ubiquitin-protein ligase UBR7 has translation MAESTSSNEKINNIEEDNSVTMLDVLQEERELEDDANAVLGASDDKNCTYGKGYIRQALYACKTCCFGDDKKQAGVCLACSFHCHEGHELVELYTKRSFRCDCGNSKFGNKKCILDKAKAPLNIENKYNQNFDGVYCICSRPYPDPESPEEIINDQMIQCIICEDWYHSKHLNCNDDIPDDESYEELICSGCMKEHSFLWRYATNYSANKSIKNTYDNKLNKNDNADESIDVLNDTIGCKMPEMIIKNNESSCFWISNWRSSLCCCDDCKKLYENEKIEFLIDLNDSVQAYEEAGKLQRSESGYEKGMKALASLGHVEQVNAIEEYNKMKNQLKEYLQKFAENKKVVREEDIKEFFSGMESNKRQKVIVPTFCR, from the exons ATGGCCGAATCAACGTcaagtaatgaaaaaattaataatattgaagaagATAATTCAGTGACAATGCTTGATGTATTACAAGAAGAAAGAGAACTTGAAGATGATGCAAATGCTGTTCTTGGTGCttctgatgataaaaattgtacatATGGCAAG GGTTATATAAGACAAGCACTGTATGCATGTAAAACATGTTGCTttggtgatgataaaaaacaagctGGTGTTTGTTTGGCATGTAGTTTTCATTGTCATGAAGGCCATGAACTAGTTGAACTCTATACAAAACGTTCATTTCGTTGTGACTGTGGCAACTCAAAATTTGGCAATAAAAAATGCATTCTAGAcaag GCAAAAGCACCATtgaacattgaaaataaatacaatcaaaATTTTGATGGTGTTTATTGTATTTGTTCACGTCCATATCCAGATCCAGAATCACCAgaggaaataataaatgatcaaATGATACAGTGTATTATTTGTGAAGATTGGTATCATTCAAAACATCTTAATTGCAATGATGATATACCAGATGATGAATCATATGAAGAATTAATATGTTCTGGTTGTATGAAAGAACATTCATTTTTATGGCGTTATGCAACAAATTATTCAgcaaataaaagtattaaaaatacatatgataataaattaaataaaaatgacaatgctgatgaatcaattgatGTTTTAAATGATACAATTGGCTGTAAAATGCctgaaatgattattaaaaataacgaaaGTTCATGCTTTTGGATTTCAAATTGGAGATCATCATTGTGTTGTTGtgatgattgtaaaaaattatatgaaaatgaaaaaattgaatttttaattgatcttAATGATTCAGTACAAGCTTATGAAGAAGCTGGTAAATTACAACGTTCTGAATCTGGCTATGAAAAAGGAATGAAGGCACTTGCATCACTTGGACATGTTGAACAAGTCAATGCTATtgaag aatataataaaatgaaaaatcagctAAAAGAATATCTTCAAAAAtttgctgaaaataaaaaagtcgtACGTGAAGAAGatattaaagaatttttttctggTATGGAATCAAACAAACGTCAAAAAGTTATTGTACCAACATTttgtcgttaa